The following DNA comes from Erigeron canadensis isolate Cc75 chromosome 3, C_canadensis_v1, whole genome shotgun sequence.
GATGCTGATGGACACAAACCTTAATGCAAAGCAACTGGACTTTGCACAGACCGCTCATGCTAGTGGAAAAGATTTAATTAAGTTGATCAACGAGGTTTTAGATCAGGCTAAAATTGAATCTGGAAGGCTCGAGCTTGAGGCTGTCCCATTTGATCTACGCGCCACTCTTGATAATGTCTTATCATTATTTTCAAACAAATCTCAAGAAAAAGGCATTGAGGTAAAACGCTAAAGCACTAATTTTCTCATCTTTCTTGTTTCTTAATAATCAGAGTATTTGTTGATGCTATATATCCATTCtaatgaaatgaaattttaTTCTTGTGGGTGAGAAGTTGGCAGTTTATGTTTCTCATCAGCTTCCTGAAGTAGTTGTTGGAGACCCTGGACGATTCAGGCAGATAATTACAAATCTTGTTGCAAACTCACTTAAAGTTAGTTCTCTCACTTTCCCATGATTAATCCACTCACAAGTGGCAATTCCGATTTTATTTCATTGCAACCGGGTCAATGTGAGTTGTGTTTGCAGTTGGATGTGTGAGCAGGTTGAAAGACCCACccatgtatatttttttaatgcatacaatCGCAAAACTCGTATATAAGGAAATTACATCAATATTGAAACCATATAGTTTTATTAAAATCTTATCCAATGCACTAACTATTCTAAAAAATGTTTACTGGCCAACCCAACCTATACTAAAGAATTACTTTTTTATGACCTTTTACCTTGCTTACACATGATGCCACTCTAACGCTACTTCATGCATTCGTTTGTCTCACTTATGCCTTGTTTGGTTGCAGTTcacacatgacaggggacacaTATTTGTATCTGTACACTTAGCAGATGAAGTTACACGTCCACTCGATATGAAAGATGAAATACTTATAAAAAGCTGGGGAAATTTTGAGAACACTTTGAGTGGACTTCCCGTTGTTGACAGGAGAAGCAGCTGGgcaaattttgtgaatttaaGTGACAAAGATGTGACTAACAGTTCTgaaaagataaagattttaGTAACTGTGGAAGATACGGGTGTAGGGATTCCAAAAGATGCACAAAGCCGTATATTTATGCCGTTCATGCAGGCTGACAGTTCGACGTCACGGACATATGGTGGCACCGGGATTGGATTAAGTATTAGTGAACGACTGGTAGATCTTATGAATGGTGAGATTGGCTTTGTCAGCGAACCAGGCATCGGAAGTGCATTTTCATTCACAGCTGTTTTcatgaaaaaagaaacaagttcTGTTGATACTGTAGTCCAACAGTTATATCCATCTGTATCAGAATTTCAGAAACTAAAAGCATTAGTGATCGATCATAAATGTGTAAGAGCTGAAGTTACAAAATACCATCTCCAAAGAATGGGAATATATGTGGAGATTGCATCTAATTTGGATTCGGCACAATCTCACATATCAAGGTACCAATCAACTTTACTCTTATTTCTGTTTTGGGCAACCAACTTATTCTAGGCCAGCTTATTGACAATTTCTGGTGCTTATTCTGCAGTGATTCAGCTCGTCTTGACATGATCCTCGTAGACGAagaagtttgtgatgaaaaaactagtttttctttttttcgtaGCCTTAAAAAGCTCAAAGTGAAAGTATTTCTTTTGGCCAAATCTGTAATTAGACACAATGAACTTAAATCAGCTAATATGGTGTGTGACGTTCTGGTGAAGCCTCTTAGATTTAGTGTCTTAATTTCATGCTTCCAAGAAACTTTTGTTACTGAAGATGAGACACAAGCAACAAGAAAACCACCCACTCTAGGGACTCTCCTTCTAAACAAGAAAATCTTGGTGGttgatgataatgttgtaaaCAGACGAGTAGCGGAAGGTGCTTTAAAGAAATATGGAGCTGTTGTCACATGTGTGGATAGCGGAAGGGCTGCATTAAATAAGCTTAGACCGCCTCATTGCTTTGATGCTTGTTTCATGGATCTCCAAATGCCAGAAATGGACGGGTAAGTTTCTAATATCTTTACATTGCTGTTTAAATAAGCTCAGTTTTATTCTTAATTTGTTATTTCAATTTTCTAGGTTTGAAGCTACAAGACAGATCCGTGTTCTTGAGAATAAGGTTAATGAAATGATCCAGTCGGGTGAAGTAGGTGTCGAGGTGTTTGGAAATGTGGGTCATTGGCATGTGCCCATTTTAGCCATGACGGCTGATGTCATTCAAGCAACGGATGAAGAATGCATGAAGTGTGGGATGGATGGCTATGTCTCAAAACCGTTTGAGGAGGAACAGCTGTATTCAGCTGCAGCTTGCTTCTTTGAGTCTGGTTAAGAAGTTGAAGCGGTTAAGAAGGTGAACCACTAGCTAACCTGTGGTTAAGGTCTCACTCGTCTGGTTGAGTGGTTAAAAAGGTGCACCACTATCTAACCTGTGGTTAGGGCAGTCTGGTGGTTTATGATGGCTGGCAGTTTCTCACTATTAACAGCATCATTATACACGCTATTGTTCCTTGCTGTGGTAACTTTTTACCTTGTATGGTACTCCAATTGAATCATGATCTTTTTACCGGAATCTTGATGATTTGTCGAATCTACAGGAATCTGAGTTCAATCAGTTGATGAAAGATCGGCAGAAAAAATGAATTCCCATTTGGCAGCAGTATAATGTATGAGAGAATGACTGGGTTGAAGTCATGATCTCCTCATACCACAACCCTCAAGTCGTTTTGAAGGTCACATGTACATGTTTCTAGATTGATTGTACAAAGAAACAACATAGATCAGATTGTTTCAAGAGGGTCCTTGCAGGTGTTGTACAAGTTTTCAGATCATAATTATGTAAATTGTGAATTAGTTTGTTGTAACAAGTACATTCTAGTATGACATTCACATTATGAATAGTTGACGGTTTCGTATTCAAGAAACTAGTCTCTAGGTTGAAACATATGTAAAAGAACTTGTAAACATAAATAGATTGTGTGGTTATTATGACCTCTAAATTTAATTATGTACCCAATTTAGTGTACCAACATGAACAATTGTTTGACACAATTTGGGCATTTTAGGGAACacaacatttttaaactctttccATTTAGGATCATACTTGACCAACCTCCCTCCTCTATACTCTAACAAGATTTCTCCATTCTTCAAGACACAAAGAACCCGAACCATCCTCTTGCTTAATGCTTGCCTCCATATCCCGTGTTGGTACTCATGGTTTGGCGCTTTCACATGGTACGCTCCATGAATCACAAACTCCTTCATCCAAGATTCCTTGATGCCGTATTGCTTCATAACCCAAATCTCCAACTTCCCATATCCACAGGGAGCAACAACTGCTAAACACCCTTGAACCGTGGCCAAATGATGGTTGCTGTTGATTACTACCATATTACTAGCCTTCTTCACCACTTCAAACTTCTCGCTTTTTAAGTCAAATGAGATGATTTCTCGGTCTAAAACCCCAGAAACCCGACTAAGTCTACTCAACCAATGAAGTCTCCCATTTACCAATGCAACTCCTTTCAATTGTCTATCAATCTGATAAGGCATTTTCCCAATGCATCTCCATGAACTCTTATTCATTTGTTTGGAGATAGTGAGTACTTGAACTTCAGATTTCGGGTAATTCCTAATGTTTCTAATGACCCTTTTCCGCCCATGTGAGTttctataataaacaatcttaacAACCTTGTATTCCTTTGTAACTGGATGAAACCCGAACCCAAATATCACCTCTTGTTCATCAAACTGCTTAGATTTCGGTAACTCAAGATAGTCCCTTGAAAACGGGTTAAACACGTAAACAGGTTCCCTATATAGCGAATCCGACATACATAACAAACCATTACATGATCCCACAACATTAAACTCTGGCATGGAGTTACAAAAAGGAATAGATATCTTTCTTACAATATTTTCATCATGATCATTTGATGACAATTCAACAAAGGAGAGTTGGTTTCGAATTGGGTAATCACAATGGAACATTAACATGGGGTCGTTTTTCGCCATCGCGACATGGTGAACCCGGGCTAGTTCAGGGTCCATAGACAATGAGTTCCATGAGTGACATACCAACTTGAACTGAATCAAGCATGATATTGGCAGCCTAATGAGTATGTCCAAAAGCACATCTCTAGGTAAATTTTGTAACACAAAATTGTCACCATGAATTGCATAATCTTGATCGTTATGATCATCAAGATCATGGAATAGctttagttttttgtttgtgGGCTCAATTTGGAAAGATGAATCCATGGGATTTCAAGGAGAAAAAAGAATGTAAAATATGATGGTGTATAAGTAAGAACGATATTGTTATTTATTACATAATATGTAGTTgaaatgtttgtatatatgcAATGAATTTGGTGGGTTCCACAACTTTGAATAATAATTTGGGAGCATATATAGGTCATAAAAGTCTCTCTTTTTCCCCTTGAAAAAGGAGGTTGGAAAACAGATATGAATACAACATTTGCAAtaaatcaaagctaaaaataaaccttttcaaaatatgttataaaaacaaattagtACCATAGTCATTTCTAATAATGATATTCATCACATTTTAAGGAATTTGAAATCAACCTTgcgtgaaaagttattttgaacaaattatgtCACATTGTTCGGTGAAAATGCGCAATAAAAaccaatcatttattcttctTGATGctattattttctattttgtttatagataaAATGGGTGGAGCCTCTGATCCCATATATCGGTGAAAATGTGTAATAGAAACCAATCGTTTCTTCttcttgatattattattttctattttgtttatagataaAATGGGTGGAACCCTCTGATCTCATATATCGTTTTGGTACAAAAAAACATAATGTATTAAAATCGTATCCGATAAGTTACCATCATCATATATggattacaaaatataatttatccACTTGTGTTTGACAAGTTTTAAACCTCTAACCCAAATACCaaataacatcaaatatatatgtactaaCCAAAGAACCAAACTTTTTCTAAGCTTTCATAAAATATCAATTACATAGCAAACAATGGCTTGCATTTTTACAAAATCGCAAATCATGGTTTGTGATTTGCAAAATTATGAATCATGGCTAGCGAATCGCAAGTTACAAAAATTTACCaaagtatgattttttttatttattttttttttacaaatgaattttacctcagacgcgtatgatgtgtgtTGATCGCACAAGGAAAGTGTCCCGCaataagcggatcttaaatagccgatctcaccataccacctcttttattagaaaataccgtcgaggagaacttaccaaggctcgaactcgagaccttggagtaaactccTCCGGAGCCccgcatagcaggtttagtgaaacaccccTGACCACTTGACCAAAGtatgatattaataatataaatttttgtccttttagtttttattattgttttttatatctCGTGCTACAACAACAAAGTGGAAAATAGATTATGAGTGAAAtaatgataaacataataaCAATTCATGATAATTAGGTAACGGGGAGTGTGGCTTCTCAAGGAAGCCTCAAACTAATGGAGACTTTAAATAAAGAGACccattaagaaagaaaaagtagcTATTGGGGAAGAAAAAGTAACGGTTGAAGGCTTTGGGTCATACGATGATTGGGTGTGCCAAATCCGATAGGGATCGATGACTGTTTTCTGAACGGGAACTCCCTAGGGCGATATAGGGGGCATGGAGTAGACAAAATGGGGGCGTTCTGGTTGCTTTTTGGACATGGCAAAAAGTGAGCACGTCTCACTCCGTATGGGCCAacgaaataactaaaaaatcatTAATGTACCCTCATGATGCGTGTGGAGGACTTATCGGGGCTCATGGCCTATCTACaacaaataaatagaaaaacaataatcacgtaaaaatgtaaaataaggTTTATGGTTGtagataaaactaaaatataactaaCCACGTGGGTGATTTGTTacgtttttactttttactctacaatatatatgatcaaaacatttaaattacaattttcttttattgcaTGAAATCATTAGCTTTTTAGGAGCAATGGTGTAGTCGGCAAAAAGTATCGGCTAGTATTGGTTCATTGGCAATCCTATACCACATTCATTGGCTAGTTTTGGCAAATTTAATCGCAAGTTTTGGCAAGTTACATCGgttagttttggccgatgctagtgaacgttgggagcatCTTTggtgaccttttttttttgttttctagtgAAATTGAATGTTTTTGCCAACAAATTGGCATATTGgcaaaaaaaaactcaattatACCATACAATTTGGCTAGTTTTTGGCAAGATTTGACAAGTTTTTGGCATATACACGTCTTTCTCTTATTGGCTAGAATTTAACCAAAACTTACCAATTTGCTACAAACTTGGCACTACACTATTGCCCGTTATAGTTTGAGTTTGACTTGATAGATGTATTCTTCAATGTTATGATACCGTGacacaaaacacaaattttttgTCACCTTCAAAAAAATTTCTATTACGGATTCATGATACATTCCACaaagattttatatatttatttacacttttagaatttCATTATTTCAAAATGCGTGATTTACTAACATAACACTTTACACCTTAAATATGaccaataattatataaatatatatactaggtttgtTTCCCGCACATTGCGCGATTGTTaaaaaatcatttaataaaattcgatacaaacattttttaattacaaaatttttaattactattatatatatatttttttaacatggaaacaaataaaacaaagataacaTATCAAATGCATTGAGCAATCTAATAACATTCATATGATTGGAGAAAAAAATAGCACTTCAATAAAGGGAGAAGCAACAACGTTGTTGAAAAAAAAGTCGGATTTTTGTTATGTATGATTGATAAGACAAACTTGCtagtaaaacaaaatatttttcagACTAATTAGTGAacattataagttttaaagtgtTGGCTTAAAGTTCTCAACGTAGATTAACATTAAAAAACATGTAAACGCACATACACATggataattatataaatcaacAAATTGTATGATATTGAATACATGTTAAATATGTCAAATGAATATGTTCTACTACGAAAAGTCGAAAACTTATAGTTTTTGAAACAATCTTTATGTTTAAAATGtatttcaattttcatattagattttgaaacaatctttatgtttaaaaaagttacatacaGATATATCTAACttgataaataaagaataaatattGTGAAAAACATATGAAGATGACACATAGCCTAAATCCTACGTGACAATGTTTAAGGACAACTTTAGGTTGAGGTGGATTGAGGTGGATAACTTTAAAATGTCaggattcttattgttttattatgtatatgtatatgtatgtatatagatatagatataaatatagatagatagatatagatatagattgagatatatatatatatatatatatatatagagagagagagagagagagaggaggggttatttaagaactcctaaaaaaaaacccaagaaCTCATCTACACCCTTGGATCAAAGAAAATAGatggacaagattaaaaataaaaaacccctCTCAACACTAGGGGGTATTTTCGTCagctcctttttttttctctcttacttacccctaatacatcccgctctagggtttagggtttgaaggtcgagggttagccggcTAACCCTCgggctttaaaccctaaacgctgtagtgggaaccctcatcctttttaggtttttaggtcttagcatttagggtttagattttccagggtttttagaatgtagctTCCCCCTCAtattagcaattaagctttagggtttagggtttgaagttgtaaggTTAGCctgctaaccctacaacttcaaaccctaaaccctaaagcgtaCCGTGtacccgctctagggtttagggtttgaaggtcgagggttagccgatAGGCTAACactcgggcttcaaaccctaaaccctagagtgggaaccctcatccgttttaggtttttagggtttagattttcctgGATTTTTAGAAAGTAGCCTCCCCCtcggattagaaattaagctttagggtttagtatttagggttttacaatgcgtcctcatcatttttgaactttataagtaacttacccatgtgtaggttgtacttacccatggacAGGTTATACAACTCACCAGTTCCAGgtctttcctacacatgtgtaggttgtacttacacatgtgtaggatgaacgtgatgggaaaaaaaaacaaatttaaaaagtcgttaaaagtatatcgaatcgcatctctaatgaaagaggatgaaaccctacaacttcaaaccctaaaccctagagtgggaaccctcatccgttttaggtttttagggtttagattttcctgGATTTTTAGAAAGTAGCATCCCACtcggattagaaattaagctttagggtttagtatttagggttttacaatgcgtcttcatcatttttgaactttataagtaacttacccgtatgtaagttgtacttacccatgggcaggttATACAACTCACCAGATCCAGGTCtttcttacacatgtgtaggttgtacttacacatgtgtaggatgaacgtgatgggaaaaaaaacgaaattaaaaaagtcgtcgaaagtatatcgaatcgcatctctaatgaaagaggatgaaatttcaagactacccatgtttttttttccatctaacgATCTACGGTTTgtaagataaaagttttttaatgatttagatattttttgatttaattagaggagagagaaaaagagtgttgaacaacttttttaataatgacaaacatgccctttctgatcttgatgaatggagggctgagattggttctcgcgttttgttttttttgtggttctcaaaataactcaccccgatatatatatatatatatatatatatatatatttatatttatttactaaaagttttactttttattattaactcCTATATTAGTAACTTGTCTTGCTTTAGATACTTTTGTTATTTGAATAcgaaaataatatgaaaaaaatatataagataaaacGGACCTTATGATATACAATATACAAATAAGTATTTTCAACTATATAAACCTATGCAAAAATTATTTTAGCAATTATTTATGACAAACATCAATTAGAAAAACCAATCTCTATATACATTGTAGAACAACTACGTTACTTTGACATATAGAACATGCATATAAAAGTAATGAATCAATCAtagatataacaaataaaagaaaaaaaatgaagaaacagATAGaatttttctttctccttttagACTATAGAAAAAACTAGAGTTTAGACCCGTTTCCAACACTGAATACGAagcttacgacattattaatattagatattaatacatgtaactcataaaagcttataagttcaaagttgaagatataaatagataataagtgttcaattcaaatgtcaaaaatgttaagctaataaaaagaaaactaatgtaataaaagaacattagAAGTATATACCCCctttcatcatttgaaagacttctttataAACGAAACTTGTTTAAGGtatcacatattaacaccttaaagccttttctcgacttaactcgagaaacagcaatgtacaattgttcgtgtgtgaaaaaCGGGATTTGTAGATAGAgaaccaattttaataacattgtaaaaataattattttagttatttgttttttattaattaaataaatatatgtaaaaactaaatagtgacatcagcgagagtcaaattgataaaattgagcgatatgattggttaataagtcattagttcaactgtcttttattatatattaaaattaaaataaaataaaataaaatagtacaattactattaaaatctttatatatttacattaaattaaatatatttataattaattatatatatatatatgatagaacatattattggatatatattagttattatttcattggataaatattagctattattctattggatatatattagctattattatttatttattatattaaaattagtgggtaaaacatgtaaatttgtgatgaaaaacatatattagttattattttattggataaatattagctattattctatcggatatatattatctattattattatttatttattatattaaaactagttggtaaaaagtataaatttatgttggaaaacaaaaaagtgtaaattaaagtcaaaattgaaaaaacaaaagtcaacattaaaaaatcgagagttgtgattggtcaataagttattagagtaattatattttagtataataaaaaattatcatatatttcATAATGATAACAAAAATACAAAGACTTGAACACATATATTAAGTCGGTGTAAAGTAGGTAAAAAGGTGTCGTACATTTAGTTTGGTAGGTTTGTTTGAGCccaaaactttaattaataattcaaaATATATGGCCTATTTTTATAGCATGACAGTAAAgattaatactatatatatatagttatatacttacatcGTTGAGTAATCTTTATTTCTGATAACATCAAAGTATCAAACATTTTCACAATGCCATGTGCAAGTTAAGTAAAATTTCAATATACCAAAAATCAACTTCACTACTATTAACCtgtatctctctatataactaagagatcgataatatgtttttttcttagGTAGCACTTATCTTTTTGTGCCAACTAGACTTTTTTCTTAGAtgtcattttataataattttaatattttttttagatatattgacatttagatttatattttttaatgctcATGTGGCATTTCATTTGCCACGtcataattttaatgtttttttaattaatcttaaATAGCAAAGAAAAAAGTCAAATACAAGATTATAACTCATGACCTCTAACTTTTAGTATTATACacaaaccacttgatctaacttaatatttgtttatattttgcaaaCTACGGTAGATATTCATTgcatattaaaattaattaaaagacattCATAATA
Coding sequences within:
- the LOC122590569 gene encoding F-box protein At3g07870-like translates to MDSSFQIEPTNKKLKLFHDLDDHNDQDYAIHGDNFVLQNLPRDVLLDILIRLPISCLIQFKLVCHSWNSLSMDPELARVHHVAMAKNDPMLMFHCDYPIRNQLSFVELSSNDHDENIVRKISIPFCNSMPEFNVVGSCNGLLCMSDSLYREPVYVFNPFSRDYLELPKSKQFDEQEVIFGFGFHPVTKEYKVVKIVYYRNSHGRKRVIRNIRNYPKSEVQVLTISKQMNKSSWRCIGKMPYQIDRQLKGVALVNGRLHWLSRLSRVSGVLDREIISFDLKSEKFEVVKKASNMVVINSNHHLATVQGCLAVVAPCGYGKLEIWVMKQYGIKESWMKEFVIHGAYHVKAPNHEYQHGIWRQALSKRMVRVLCVLKNGEILLEYRGGRLVKYDPKWKEFKNVVFPKMPKLCQTIVHVGTLNWVHN